The following coding sequences are from one Dermacentor silvarum isolate Dsil-2018 chromosome 4, BIME_Dsil_1.4, whole genome shotgun sequence window:
- the LOC119448362 gene encoding solute carrier family 22 member 12-like, with the protein MRAATLNGENISMCASSGGASVVNWSAQKVTWLKIHYLGFYPLALMALFALLSIPGELGAMASAAHVGRKTSLAWALVVAAIVIFATAAWGDSNVVSSATLLTLASVVTDASQAVLTLYTAEVYPTVVRCSGLAMCTCFSAAASIATPLAVYLDVLQVSWLPLSWCLC; encoded by the exons ATGCGTGCGGCTACGCTCAACGGCGAGAACATTTCGATGTGCGCCTCCAGTGGGGGCGCCAGCGTCGTGAATTGGAGCGCCCAGAAG GTGACGTGGCTGAAAATTCACTACTTGGGGTTCTATCCGCTGGCGCTCATGGCCCTCTTCGCGCTGCTGTCCATCCCTGGCGAGCTGGGCGCTATGGCTTCTGCTGCGCACGTCGGCCGAAAGACGTCCCTGGCTTGGGCTCTGGTCGTCGCCGCAATTGTCATCTTCGCGACTGCTGCATGGGGCGATTCGAATGTTGTCTCCAGCGCTACGCTGCTGACGCTTGCGAGCGTGGTCACGGACGCATCGCAAGCCGTTCTAACGCTGTACACAGCAGAAGTGTACCCTACAGTGGTGCGCTGCTCGGGCCTAGCCATGTGCACGTGCTTTTCGGCAGCGGCCAGCATCGCCACTCCACTCGCCGTCTACCTAGACGTTTTGCAGGTGTCGTGGTTGCCTCTGTCATGGTGTCTCTGCTAG